In one Juglans regia cultivar Chandler chromosome 11, Walnut 2.0, whole genome shotgun sequence genomic region, the following are encoded:
- the LOC118349841 gene encoding uncharacterized protein LOC118349841, translating into MTRSFFRKLLTYLSSDDELDAVINAEADGESSRHHGNRQRCKFIRRDHIQGHECFFRDYFSENPVYPSNLFRRRFRMSRPLFLRILNEVEAYEPYFVQRRDNAGRLGLSSMQKITAALRMLAYGVTGDFMDEYIHIGESTAMESLKKFCKTIVTIFSDEYLRSPNANDIARLLVVGEQRGFPAQWRAPPVNYTINGNDYTMGYYLADGIYPKWPTFVKTIPSPQGNKKKNFATAQESARKDVERAFGVLQQLFQNCRAIQQMSL; encoded by the exons ATGACTCGTTCTTTCTTTCGCAAATtacttacatacttgtcatcTGATGATGAGCTGGATGCTGTTATTAATGCCGAGGCTGATGGAGAGTCATCGAGACATCATGGCAATCGCCAACGTTGTAAGTTTAttcggcgtgatcatattcaagggcatgagTGCTTTTTTCGTGACTATTTCTcagaaaatccagtatatcCCTCCAATCTATTTCGAAGGAGATTTCGGATGAGTCGTCCCTTATTTCTCCGTATCTTAAATGAGGTAGAGGCTTACGAGCCGTACTTCGTccagagaagagataatgccggaagacttggtttatcttctatgcaaaagataaccgCAGCACTTAGAATGCTGGCCTATGGGGTTActggagattttatggatgaatacatacatattggagaaagcaccgcaatggagagtctcaaaaaattttgcaagacaatcgtaactattttttcagatgaatatttgcggtctccaaatgccaatgatattgctcgatTGCTTGTTGTTGGTGAACAACGGGGATTCCC TGCTCAATGGCGTGCTCCACCagtcaattacacaatcaatggcAACGACTACACTATGGGGTACTACCTTGCCGATGGTATTTATCCTAAGTGGCCAACGTTTGTGAAGACGATTCCATCACCCcaagggaataagaagaaaaactttgccACAGCACAAGAATCTGCAAGAAAAGATGTCGAGCGTGCCTTCGGAGTACTTCAACAACTCTTCCAGAATTGTCGCGCAATCCAACAAATGAGTTTATGA